The genomic window CTCCGATTCGTCCATGGGCTTCCCGGAGGGTCCCAGCCAGACCACGTCGCGGATCTCCATGCCGTGGATCGATCTTCCTTGAAAGAAGTGGCGCCGGTGAAAGACCGGCTCCTTGCGCCGCAGCCAGATGAGCTTCTGGACCAGCTGGATGAAAAAGAGCTTCTCCTTCGTCGGCTCCCAGTCGAGCCAGGAAAGTTCGTTGTCCTGACAATAGGCGTTGTTGTTGCCCGACTGGCTCTGACAGAGCTCATCGCCCGCCCGGACCATCGGCACTCCTTGCGAGGTGAGGAGGGTGAGCCAGAAGTTGAGCTTCTGCTTGGTGCGGAGGGCCAGGACCCCAGGATCCTCCGTTGGCCCTTCCACCCCGCAGTTCCAGCTCCAGTTGGCGTCGGTGCCGTCACGGTTTCCCTCCCCGTTGGCCTCGTTGTGCTTCTGCTCGTAGGCAACCAGGTCCTGGAGGGTAAAGCCATCGTGGCAGGTGAGGAAGTTGATGCTCGCGTAGGGGCGCTTTCCGCTCGCCTCGTAGAGGTCGCTCGACCCGGCCAGCCGAGTCGCGAACTCCGAGACGAGCCCGCCCTCCCCCTTCCAGAACCGGCGAATGCAGTCCCGATATTGCCCGTTCCATTCCGCCCAGCCGACGGGAAAGTTCCCGACCTGGTAGCCGCCCGGCCCAAGATCCCAAGGCTCGGCGATCAGCTTGACGCGGGAGAGGACCGGATCCTGGTGAATGAGATCGAAGAAGGCGGAGAGCCGATCGACCTCGAAGAACTCCCGGGCCAGGCTGCTGGCCAGATCGAAGCGGAAGCCATCGACGTGCATCTCGGTCACCCAGTAGCGGAGGCTGTCCATGATGAGCTGGAGCACCCGCGGATGGCGCATGTTGAGGGTGTTGCCGGTACCCGTGAAATCGACGTAGTAGCGGAGCTCTTCCGGGGAAAGCCGGTAGTAGGAGAGATTGTCGATGCCCCGGAACGAGAGGGTGGGTCCGAGGTGGTTCCCTTCCGCCGTATGGTTGTAGACGACGTCGAGGATGACCTCGATCCCGTGAAGATGGAGGGATCGGACCATCGACTGGAACTGCTCGGTGTGGGTGAGGCTGCAGTCTCGGACCGCGTAGCGGGAATCGGGGGCGAAGAAGGCGATCGTGTTGTAGCCCCAGTAGTTGGAGAGCCCCCTTTCGACCAGCACCCGTTCATCGACGTGATGATGGACCGGGAGGAGCTCGATCGCCGTGATGCCAAGCTCCAGGAAGTAGCGGATCATCTCGTCGTGAGCCAGGCCGAGGTAGGTGCCCCGGAGCTCGGGCGGGATCTTCGGATGGCGCTGGGTCAGCCCTTTGACGTGGGCTTCATAAATGATCGTCTTGTGCCAGGGCACCCGTGGAAGGCGATCCTCTCCCCAGGGAAAGACGGTGTGGGCGACGCGGGCCAAGGGGACGAAGGAGGCATCGTCCCGGGAATCGAGCGCGAGATCCTGGTCTGGATGGCCGATCGGATAGCCGAAAAGGGTGTCGTCCCACCGCAGATCCGCACCGATCTCTCGGGCATAGGGATCGAGGAGGACCTTGCTCGGATTGAATCGATGACCGTGCGAAGGCTCGTAGGGGCCAGAGATCCGGTAGCCGTAGAGCTGACCCGGCAGCATTCCGGGAACGTAGACGTGCCAGACCTCGCCGGTCCATTCTTCCACGGGGATCCGTTGGGCTTCGCGCCGGTCTTCGGAATAGAGGCAGAGCTCGACCTTGCTTGCGGCCGCAGAGAAGAGGGCGAAGTTGACTCCTCGGCCGTCCCAAGAGGCTCCCAAGGGGTAGGGGTTCCCCGGCAAGAATCGCTCAAACATAGATCTGGTGCTCCAACACCGTGTTGAGGAAGCGGAGCCGGGCGGTCGTCGCCTCGGGCTCCCAATGGAGCGCAAAGTCTAGCTCGGAGAGACCGCGCTCCACAAGGCAGAACCCAAGGAGCCGAGCCGACTCCTCCGGGGAAGCGGGGCAGCAGGGAGCCTCGCCCATCGCTTCGCGGTAGCTCCGCCAGAGCACATGGCTCGCGTAGAACCACCAGCCTTCGGCTGCCGCTTGCATCCAGGGATGATCGGTCTCGGGAAGGCTGCCGTTCCGGTTGAGCGCGGCGAAAGCCGCAGCGTAGAGGGAGGTGATGAGGCTGGCGACATCCCGGTGTGCGGGACGCTTGAGCCGCCGCTCCGAGAGGGGCCGGTAGAACTCCCCCTCGAAGTCGGCGATCACGAAGTCCTTCCCGGTGAAGCGGAGCCGCCCGAGATGATAGTCTCCATGAACGCGGATCTTGGTGGCGCGGATCACGGGTCCGAGGAAGGAAGCCAGAGCCTTTTCCAGCGGGTCCGAGATCGCCTGCCATTCCCGCCGCTCGGACTCTTCCGGACGGAGGTCAAACCAGCGGCCGACGCGCCGGTGGGTTTCGAGCGCCACCTGGAAGAGGGAACGCTGGGACCAGGGGGTGAACGCTTCCGGGGAAAATGCCGGGTCGGTCGTTTCGCTTGCGAGGGCTCGATGCATCTCCGCGGTTCGTCCGCCCAGAAGACGGAGCTGCTCGCAGAAGACGCCTTCGATCAGGTGAACCGTCTCTTGCGGCCAGCTTTCCGGTGCTGAGCGCAAGAGTGGGGAAAAATCGGCCAGGACCGATCGCTGACCCAAGGCTCTCTCCAGGAACCGGCTCGCCGCATCGAGCGCCAGGCACCAGCCATCGGCTTCAATGGGCGGGAATTCCTGGAGGAGCGCCAGGGCGATGACGCCCCCCTGCCGCCGTTGAAGGTCGAGTGTTCCCGCATAGCGTGGCACGAAAGGAGGGGAAAGCCGATGCTCTCCCAGGTAGCGGGCCATCTCGACATCCGGATTCGGGCCCTCCTCGAGCTTCGCGTAGCATCGCAGGGCGAGCCTCTTCTCGTAGAGCACCGTGCGGCTCTGTCGGGCTGGGGGGAGAAGCTCCGATTCGGTGGGAAGGTCTCCCTTCCGGCGGAGATCCTCCAGGAAAGCTGCGGGCCGTGCCTGGATGACACCGGTCTGCAAGGAGAGGCGCCTGCGGGAAGCCAGCCAGTCGAGCACCCAGGCGCGGAAGGCGGGGTCCAAGAAGGCATCGATCAAAACACCGGTCTTTCCGTCGCGCGCATACCGGGCGAAGACCTTCTGCGGCTCCTTCGCGAGGAGGCGTTCGGCCTCCTCCCCCTCGACGGGAAGCCAGCCGCAGAACGCAAGCCCGGCTTCTCCCTCAGAGTAGGAGAGGCGAAAGAGGACCGCTTGCACCGGCTCCCCCAAGGAGCGGAGGGTTTCGACCTCGAGGGCATCCTCCGCGACCGCTTGGGTGAGCCTCCGAGGGGACCGTGTGGACCAGCGCTCGTGGGCGAGATAGTCGGGCAAGGCTTCCCCCGCAAAGGCTCGTCCCCGGTCCGAAAGCCAAAATTCGATGCTCGGCGGTTCTGGGAGCACTGCGATCCGTTCTCGGGAGCTCGAAGGAGTTGCCGTCGGAGGATGGAGCTCGAACCAGAAGTGGCCGTAGGGACCGAGCGTAAAGGTGTAGGGTTGGTCGGTGATCTCGGGAAAGCGCATGCGCCCGAAGACCTCCTCGGGAGCCGAACCCAGGAAGCTTGCGAGCGGAAGTTGCGCCACCTGGCTGAACCGGGAGAGGTTGATGACTACGAGGATGTGCTGCTCTCCGTCGGAGCGGAGGAAGGAGAGCACCTTCGGGTTCTGGGAATGGACGAACTGGAGGGTTCCTCGGCGGAAGGCCGAGAAGCGCTGGCGCATCGCGATGACCCGCCGTGTCCACCAGAGCAGGGAGGAGAGGTTGTTCTCCTCGAGCTCCGCGTTGATCGTCTCATAGTGATATTCCGGATCGATGATGACCGGAAGATAGAGCTTTTGCGGGTTGGCTCGGGAAAAGCCGGCGTTCTTGTCCGCGCTCCATTGCATCGGCGTGCGCACGCCGTCGCGATCCCCAAGGTAGATGTTGTCGCCCATGCCGAGCTCATCCCCGTAATAGAGGATCGGCGTGCCAGGCAGGGAGAAGAGGAGGACCATGAGCAGCTCGATCTTCCTCCGGTTGTTTTGCAGGAGCGGAGCGAGCCGCCGGCGGATGCCGAGGTTGAGGCGGGCGCGCCGATCCTTGGCATAGACCCGGAACATGTAGTCGCGCTCCTCGTCGGTCACCATCTCGAGGGTCAGCTCGTCGTGATTCCGGAGAAAGGTCGCCCAACGGCAGCCCGCCGGGATTTGCGGCGTCTGCTCCAGGATGTCGACGATCGGGTAGCGCTCCTCCATATGCATCGCCATGAAGAGGCGAGGCATGACGGGGAAATGAAAGGCCATGTGGCATTCGTCGCCCTGGCCGAAGTAGGCCGCCGCATCCTCCGGCCATTGATTGGCCTCCGCCAGCAGCATCCGGTTGGCATAGCGGCTGTCGATGTAGCGGCGCAGCTCCTTTAAGAAGGCGTGACTTTCGGGGAGGTTTTCGCAATTGGTTCCCTCGCGCTCGAAAAGATAGGGCACCGCGTCGAGCCGGAGGCCGTCGACGCCCAAGCCGAGCCAGAAATCGATCACCGCCAGGACTTCCTTCTGAACCTCGGGATTATCGTAGTTCAAGTCGGGCTGATGGGAGTAGAAGCGGTGCCAGAAGTAGGCGCGGGCCGTCGCATCCCAGGTCCAATTCGAGCTCTCGAAGTCCTGGAAGATGATCCGGGCCTGGGTGTAGCGATTCGGGGTGTCGCTCCAGACGTAGTAGTTCCGCCAGCGGCTCTTGGCGGGAGCGCGTCGCGCCCGCTGGAACCAGGGGTGCTGGTCGGAGGTGTGATTGAGGACGAGCTCGGTGATCACGCGGATCTTCCGGCGATGGGCCTCTTCCAGGAAGCGGACGAATTCCTTCAGGGTTCCATAGTTTGGATGGACGCCGTAGTAGTCGGCGATGTCATATCCGTCGTCGCGCAGCGGCGAGGGGTAGAAGGGGAGGAGCCAGATGGCGGTGATCCCCAGCTTGTTCAGGTAATCGAGCCGATCGACCAGGCCCACGAAGTCACCGATGCCATCGCCGTTTCCATCGGCGAAGGCCTTCACATGCACCTCGTAGATGACGGCGTCGAGCCACCAGTGAGGGGGAGGCTCAACCAGGGGTGCCGCCAAGACGCCATGGCGCTTGCGCCTTCGCGGCGGAGCTGGAAGCGCGGGTCTTGCTATTTCCATACGACATTCATGGCTCAGCCGGCGCTTTCATCGCCTGACCGTCCTCAGATTGGTGCTTCATTTTGTGGCAAAGGGCAAGCGGTTCGCTCGGCCTCGGAGCGGACCCTGGCTGGAAAACCAGACCCGGGACGCGCTGCCGCGAAGGCCGCGCGATTGGATCGGCAAGCCGATTCGAGCCGTCGGCATCATGCGACCTTCCCCTCACAAATCATGGAGGATTCGTGGAGGTAGGGCGGCGCGAAGCGCGTTCCCGATGGCGAGGATGTCGATCAGCTCCTGGGCGATTGCGCCTTCGACGGGGGTTAGCCGGCCGCCCGCCGCGACCAGCATGCCGCCCAGGCTCAGCAACATGCCGCCGATGGCGCTCTGCAGCGCAATCCTCCGCATGCGCCGGCTGATGTGGAGGAACTCGTCGACCTTTCGCAGTGAGTTCTCCAAGGAGACCACGTCGGCGGCTTCGGCGGTGACGTCGGCATGCTGCCCGATTGCCATACCGACCGTGGCCGCCATCATGGCCGGGGCATCGTTGATCCCATCGCCGACGTAGAGCGTCTTGGCTCGCGTCGTCTCCTTCCGCACGAGCGCCAGCTTTTCTTCCGGCGTCTGACCGGCGTGGAGCTCCCGGATGCCCACTTCCTCGGCGAGATAGCGGACCTCGGATTCGCGGTCCCCGGAGACGAGAATCGTCCGGTGGAGCTGGTGCTTGGGCCCCAGATGGGCCACGAAGGAACGGCTCTCGCGGCGCGGCGTGTCCCGGAAGCGGCACGCGGCGGCATAGCGGCCCCCGATCCAGACGATGCACTCAAGGCCGCCGGAAGAAGGTGGGAGCTCAGCTTCCTCGATCTCTGCCGCGGTGAGCCGGGAGCGTCCGATAATCCGTACCCGGCGCCCAGCGACCACTCCGGTGAGCCCCTGACCGGGCGGCTCGCTCACCTCCGAAGCCTCGGGCGGGGCGACTCCCTCTTCCCGGGCGGCGGCGAGGATCGCGCGCGCGAGTGGATGCTTCGAATAGCGTTCGACGCCCGCTGCGGCCTCCAGCACCTCCCTTCGGCAAAAACCCTCCCCGATAGCGAGGTCGGTTAGTCGAGGCTCGCCATAGGTGAGCGTACCGGTCTTGTCGAAAAGGGCGGTTCGGCATTGAGTCACCTGCTCGAGCGCCGCCGGAGCCTTGACGATGATCGATCGGCGGGCACAGAGGGAGATCGCGCCGATGATGGCCACGGGAATAGCAAGGATGAGCGGGCAGGGAGTCGCGATCACGAGCACGGCCAGAAAGCGGACCGGCTGGCCGGTGAAGAGCCAAGTCGCCCCGGCGAGGGCGACCGCTGCGGGAGTGTAGTAGACGGCGAGGGTGTCCGCGAGACGGCGAAGCCTTGGGCGCTCCTGTTCGGCCCGAGCCATCACGGCCATGATTTTCGCGTAGCGGGAATCCTCGGCCAGGCGAGTCGCCCGCACGGTCAGCGCCGATTCCCCGTTGACCGCGCCCGAGAGGACTGCGGCACCCGAGGTCTTCCGGATCCGAAAAGGTTCGCCCGTCAGGTAGGCCTCGTCCATCTCTCCCTGCCCTTCGATGACGATGCCATCCACTGGGCAGGTCTCATGGGGAAAAACGACGAGCCGATCGCCGATGCGAACCGTCGAGAGGGGGGCCTCCTCGAGCCCGGAGGGCCCCTTCCGATGGACGGTCGAAGGCATCCGCCTGGCCAGGGCGCGCAATACCGAGGAGGCCTCTCCCGCAGCGAAGCTTTCCAAGAGCTCTCCCCCCGAGAGCATGAGCACGATGATCGCCCCGGCGAGGTATTCCCCAAGGAAGAGCGAGGCAACGATGGAGAGGCCGGCGAGGAGATCCGATCCGAGCTCGCGTCGGAGCGCTTTCTTCCCTAGCTCATACACGAGCGGAAGCCCGCCCGCTCCCAGTGCGAGCAGAAGTGGAGCGTCGTAGAGGCTCGTTTGTGATCGGAACCCGAAGCGGAGCGCCAGATGGAGAGCGATGGCGATCAGGGTCAAGGTGGCAACCAGCCCGTTTCGGTGGCGGAGCAGCCGGAATGCCGGCCGGCGCGCATCGGACCTGCCTGCAGAAGGAGGAAGGACTGGCTTCACGAAGGCTCTTCCGCCGGGGCGATGCGTGGCTCTTGAGAATCGGAGGCGGAGATCCCATCTCCTGCCGTCGGGCGCCCCGGAGGTGCCACCTTTCTGCGGTCCCGCTCCGTCCAGGAGTAGAGGGCTGGCAGGAGGAGGAGGGAGAGGAGGGTCGAAGAGAGGACGCCCCCGATGACCACGAGGGCGAGGGGGCGCTGGACTTCGGCCCCGGCACCCTGCGCCAGCGCCATGGGAAGGAAGCCGAGGCTTGCGACGGCGGCGGTCATGAGCACGGGGCGCAAGCGGATCTGGCAGCCTTCCCAGACCGACTCGCGCACGGTCTTGCCTTCGCTCCGCAGCTGGTTGAAGAAGGAGATCAGGACGAGCGAGGCGAGGGTGGCGATGCCCGAAAGGGCGATGAAGCCGACGGCGGCCGAGAGGCTGAAGGGCAGGTTCATGAGCCGGAGGGAAAAGATCCCTCCGGTTGCCGCAACGGGGACGCTGACGAGCACGAGCAGGGTCTGCCGCACGCTGCCGAGGGCCGTATAGAGAAGGAAAGCGATGAGCAGGAGGCCCGCAGGGACGATGACGGCCAGCCGGGCCTGCGCATGCACCAGGTTCTGGTACTGACCGCCGAACTCGAGGAAGTATCCCGCCGGAGGATGCACGGTGCGGAGAATGCGTGCCTTCGCTTCGCGCACGAAGCCTTCCAGGTCCCGGCTGCCGAGGGTCACCTCCAGCACTTGGTAGCGGATTCCGCTCCCTCGGTGGATCATCCGAACCCGGTCCCGCACCGCGTAGTCGGCGACTTCACCGAGCGGAAGCAGGCCCCCGCTTTCGCTGCGGACCGGAAGCCGGAGAACCCGCTCGGGATCGCTCCTTTCCGCTTCCGGGAGGCGGATGACGATCGGGTAGCGGCGCTCCCCGTCGATGATGGTCCCGACCGTCTCTCCCCCGACGCCCGAGCCGATCGCGCTGTTGATTTCCGCGGACTCGACGATGTATCGCTCCATCGCTGCACGGTCGGGAACGTATTCTAAGGAGGGACAGCGGCCCGCCGATTGAAACTCGACCTCGAGGGCGCCCGGGATCGTCCGGAGAATTTCCTGGGTGCGCCTCGCCAGGCCTTCCAGCACATCATAATCGGGTCCGAACCACTTGACGGCCAGCTCCGCGCGCTGGCCCTCGAGCATGTCGTTGAAGCGCATCTCGATCGGCTGGACGAAGAGCATGGTCTGTCCAGGGACGCGCATCTCCACCTCCTGGGAGATGATCTCGATCAATCTCTCCCGGTCGATCGGGCGTCCGTTCTCCTTGCGCCATTGCGAGCGGGGCCGGAGCATCATGTAGAGGTCGTTCTCATTGGGAGGCATGGGATCGGTCGCGATCTCGGAGGTGCCGGTCCGCGAAAAGAGAAGGTCCGCCTCCGGGATGCGGGAGAGGAGCATCTGCTCGGTTGCCTTTTCGATGGCGACCGAAGCTTCCAGGCTGACCGAGGGCGCCTTGTAGAATTCGATCGTGAAGGCTCCCTCGTCGAGACGCGGGACGAAGACCGATCCCATGCGGCTCAGCGTCCAGAGAGCGAGGGCGAAGGCCGCAAAGGAGCCGCCGACCACCAGAATTCCACCCCGCCCGAGGGTCCATCGCAGGATGGGAAGATAGGCGCTCCGAGCGAGACGGATGAGCCAGGTCTCCCGGCCGGAGGGGTTCTCTCGGAGAGAGACTGCGGCGGCGGCGGGAACGTAGGTGAGGGCGAGGAGGAGAGATCCCGAAAGGGCGAGGATGACCGAGAAAGCCATCGGACGGAACATCTTCCCCTCGATCCCTCCCAAGGAAAGGATCGGGACGTAGACCACGGTGATGACGAGCACGCCGAAGAAGACCGAAGGTCCGACCTGCTCGGCAGCGAAGAGGACGGCGGAAAGCCTCTGCCGGGAGCTCAACGGGTGCATGCGGCGGTGATACCGCCGGGAGAGCTCGCGCAGGGCGTTGTCGACGAGAACGACCGCACCGTCGACGAGCAAGCCGAAGTCGAGAGCGCCCAGGCTCATCAAGTTGGCGGAGATCTGCAGGGGACCCATGGCCAGAAGCGCAAAAAGAAAGGAGAGCGGGATCACGGAGGTGACCAGCAGGCTGGCCCGGACGTCGCCCACCAGGAGAAAGAGGACGCCGACGACGAGCAGGGCGCCCTCGGCGAGGTTTTGGACGACCGTTTGAATCGTCCGGCCGACCAGCTCTGACTGATCGTAGAGAATCCGCATGTCGACGGACGGAGGAAGCCGCTTCCGGATTTCGGCCATCTTTTCCTTGACACGGGTCGCGACGGCCCGGGCGTTCTCCCCGATCAGCATGAGCACGGTGCCGACCACCGCCTCCTTGCCGTTGACGGTCGCCGCTCCCGTGCGGATGTTCGGTCCGACCGCGACCCTCGCCAGATCGCCGACCAGGAGCGGACGGGGGCTCCCCGCATATTTGATCGGGAGTTGCTCGATCTGCTCCAGGCTTTCGACTCGGCCGAGCGATCGGACGAAGAGCTGCTGTCCTGTCTCGTCGACGACCGCCCCTCCCGCGTTCTGCACGTTCTTGCCGACGAGCGAGGCGAGCTCAGGAACGGTCAATCCGGCGTGGAAGAGGCTTTCGGCGGAGGGCGAGACGACGATCAGCTTTTCGAAGCCGCCGCTGGTGTTGATGTCGGCCACTCCCTGGACCATGCGGAGAAGGGGCTTGACCGTGTATTCCTGGAGCAGCCGCAGCTCCATGAGCTGGAGCATCTCGGTCGGAGGCTTGTCCTTGGCTTCCGGACGGTATTCGAGGGAGTAGTAGAGAATTTCTCCCAGGCCGGTGGCCATTGGGGCGAGCGTTGGGCTCAGGTCACGCGGAAGCTTGGCCTGCACCGCAAGCAGCCGCTCGCTGACGAGCTGCCGGCTCCGGTAGATGTCGGTGCCGTCGCGGAAGATCAGCGTTACCTGGGAGAGGCCGAACTTGGAGAGCGAGCGCATCACCTCGAGCCGGGGGATTCCCGCGAGCTCGACCTCCAAGGGGAAGGTGACGAGCTTTTCGATCTCCTCCGGCGCCAGCGAAGGGACGACGGTATTCACCTGCACCATGGGGTTGGTGATGTCGGGAACCGCGTCGATGGGGAGGCGGAGAGCCGCCCAGAGGCCGAGGACCAAGAGAGCGGCCGAGGCGAAGAAGATCCATTCGCGCCGACGGATGGCAAGACGGAGCAGAGCGTGGATCACGATGCCCTCCGGACCGTGGGCAGGCCATCGCTTCCGGCCGAGCCGGAGGGCGAGGAGGCGAAATGATCCTCAGGCTTCATCCCTCGGGAGAGCGAGGAATCGGTTCCCCGGCGAACGGGCGCGGCGCTCCGTCGGCGAGCCGCTGGCTCTTGCGTCGGCGAGCGCGCTCCCGCCATCCTTCCGTCCAGGAATAGAGGGTGGGCAAGAGAAGAAGGGAGAGAAGGGTGGAGGAGAGGATGCCGCCGATGACGACGATCGCCAGAGGCCGCTGGACCTCTGCCCCCGCGCCTTGGGCCAGCGCCATCGGCAAGAAGCCGAGGCTCGCCACCGTGGCGGTCATGAGGATGGGACGGAGGCGGATCTGGCAGCCTTCCCAGACGGCTTCGGCGACTCCGTGCCCTTCCGCTCGGAGGTGGTTGAAGAAGGAGACCAGCACCAGGGCGGCCAGCACGGCAATTCCGGAGAGGGCGATGAAGCCGACGGCGGCCGAGAGGCTGAATGGCAGCCCGGCCCATTGCAGCGCGAAGACCCCGCCGGTGATGGCGACCGGCACGCTCGCGAGCACGAGTGCGGTCTGGCGGAAGTTCCCCAGGGCCGTGAAGAGCAAGAAGAAGATGAGCAGGAGAGCTGCGGGAACGATCACCGCCAGCCGAGCCTGCGCGCGAAGGAGATTCTGGTACTGGCCGCCAAATTCGAGGAAGTAGCCCCGCGGAACCTGGATCTCCCGGGAGATGCGGCTCTGGGCTTCCCGAACGAAGCCGGCCACGTCCCGGCTGCCCAAGGTGACCTGCACCGGCTGGTAGCGGATTCCTCCCGAGCGGTGGATGATCCGCACCCGGTTTTCGACACTATACTTGCCGACCTCACCCAGCGGAAGGAGCCCTCCTGATTCGCTTCGCACGGGGAGCCGGAGGATCGCCTTGGGGTCGGAGCGCAAGGCTTCGGGAAGCCGTACGACGACGGGATAACGCCGCTCTCCGTCGATCATCATCCCCACCACTTGCCCACCCATCGAAGTAGCCACTGCGGCGTTGATCTCGCCGGCTTCCACCGTGAACCGGCCCATGGCCGCCCGGTCGGGCGCGAACTCGAGCGAGGGAGCGCGGCCCGCCGACTGCATCTCCACGTCGATCGCTCCGGGAATCTTCTGCAAGATCTCCATGGTCTTTGCCGCCAGGGGCTCGAGGACGTCGAAGTCGGACCCATACCATTTTGCGGCCAAGTCGGCCTTTTCTCCCTCCAGCATCTCGTTGAAGCGCATCTCGATCGGCTGGCCGAAGACCATCCCCTGCCCGGGAGCCCGCGTGGCAATCTCCTCTTGAATGATCTCGATCAACCGATCCCGGCTGATCGGCTTCCCGCCCTCCTTGCGCCACTCCTCCGGCGGACGGAGGATCAAGTAGGTGTCATTCTCGTTCTGGGGCATCGGATCGGTGGCGATATCCGGGGTTCCCGCTCGGGAGAAGATGAGCGTGATCTCGGGAACGCGAGCGAGCAGCATCCTTTCGGTCTCCTTTTCCATCTCCATCGAGGCGGGGAGTCCCATCGACCAGGTCTTGTAGACCATCACGGTGAAGGATCCTTCGTTGAGCCGCGGCACGAAGACCGCCCCCAGCCGGCTCAAGGTGAAGAGAGAGAGCGCAAAGAGGCCGAAGACCGAGAGTACGACGATCGGCCCTCCCCATCCGAGCGTCCACCGGAGCGCCGGGGTGTAGAGCGCCCGCGCCCATCGGATCAGCGGGCTTTCCCGATCGTGGAGCGTCTTTGCGAGCCAGAGCGATGCCCCGGCGGGAACATAGCTGAGGGCGAGCAGCAGGGAGCCGGAGAGGGCCAGGATGACGGTCAGCGCCATCGGCCGGAACATCTTTCCTTCGATTCCGCCCAAGGCCAGGATCGGAAAATAGACGACGGCGATCACCAGCACGCCAAAGAAGACGGAGGGGCCGACCTGCTCGGCGGCTCCGAGTATGGCCGACTGGCGCTCGGCGGGGGTGAGCGTCCGACCGAGCTGCGCCTGGCGACGGGCGACCTCGCGGATCGTGTTTTCCACGATCACCACCGCTCCGTCGACGAGCAGGCCGAAGTCGATCGCCCCCAGGCTCATCAGGTTCGCCGAAACATGGAGGGGACGCATGAGGCAGATCGCAAAGAGAAACGAGAGGGGGATGACCGAGGCGACGAGCAGGCTGGCGCGGACATTGGTGATCAGGAAAAAGAGGACACCGATGACGAGGAGCGCCCCTTCCGAGAGGTTCCGAATGACGGTGTGGATCGTCCGCTTCACCAGGTCCGATTGATCGTAGACGATCCGAAGCTCGACCCCGGGAGGAAGGCGCTGCTGGATTTCCGCCATCTTCTCCTTGGCGCGTCCGGCAACGGTCAGTGCATTTTCTCCAATGAGCATCAGGACGGTTCCGAGGACGGTCTCCTTGCCGTTGAAGGTTGCCGCTCCCGTCCGGATGTTGGGTCCGACGGTTACCCGTGCGAGATCGCTGACGAGGATCGGCTTGGCCGATCCCCCGTACTTGACCGGCAGCCGTTCGATCTGCGTCAGGTCCTCGACCCGGCCAAGAGAGCGGACGAAGAGCTGCTGCCCCGCCTGGTCGATGACGGCACCCCCCACGTTTTCCACATTCTTTCCGACCAGGGAGGCGAGCTCGGAGGCGGTGATGCCGGCGTGGAAGAGGCTCTCCGGGTTCGGCTCGACCAGGATCAGCTTCTGGTAGCCGCCGCTCG from Methylacidimicrobium sp. B4 includes these protein-coding regions:
- the glgX gene encoding glycogen debranching protein GlgX; this encodes MFERFLPGNPYPLGASWDGRGVNFALFSAAASKVELCLYSEDRREAQRIPVEEWTGEVWHVYVPGMLPGQLYGYRISGPYEPSHGHRFNPSKVLLDPYAREIGADLRWDDTLFGYPIGHPDQDLALDSRDDASFVPLARVAHTVFPWGEDRLPRVPWHKTIIYEAHVKGLTQRHPKIPPELRGTYLGLAHDEMIRYFLELGITAIELLPVHHHVDERVLVERGLSNYWGYNTIAFFAPDSRYAVRDCSLTHTEQFQSMVRSLHLHGIEVILDVVYNHTAEGNHLGPTLSFRGIDNLSYYRLSPEELRYYVDFTGTGNTLNMRHPRVLQLIMDSLRYWVTEMHVDGFRFDLASSLAREFFEVDRLSAFFDLIHQDPVLSRVKLIAEPWDLGPGGYQVGNFPVGWAEWNGQYRDCIRRFWKGEGGLVSEFATRLAGSSDLYEASGKRPYASINFLTCHDGFTLQDLVAYEQKHNEANGEGNRDGTDANWSWNCGVEGPTEDPGVLALRTKQKLNFWLTLLTSQGVPMVRAGDELCQSQSGNNNAYCQDNELSWLDWEPTKEKLFFIQLVQKLIWLRRKEPVFHRRHFFQGRSIHGMEIRDVVWLGPSGKPMDESEWTAPSVKFLGVRLSGDLTGVVDEFGNPVEGSSMLALFNASETPVRFVLPKRREGLRWERMLDTARPILAPDPLDAGLEYTLEGHSSALFRGERPAEPLPPGEFLEPIAGD
- the treS gene encoding maltose alpha-D-glucosyltransferase — translated: MEIARPALPAPPRRRKRHGVLAAPLVEPPPHWWLDAVIYEVHVKAFADGNGDGIGDFVGLVDRLDYLNKLGITAIWLLPFYPSPLRDDGYDIADYYGVHPNYGTLKEFVRFLEEAHRRKIRVITELVLNHTSDQHPWFQRARRAPAKSRWRNYYVWSDTPNRYTQARIIFQDFESSNWTWDATARAYFWHRFYSHQPDLNYDNPEVQKEVLAVIDFWLGLGVDGLRLDAVPYLFEREGTNCENLPESHAFLKELRRYIDSRYANRMLLAEANQWPEDAAAYFGQGDECHMAFHFPVMPRLFMAMHMEERYPIVDILEQTPQIPAGCRWATFLRNHDELTLEMVTDEERDYMFRVYAKDRRARLNLGIRRRLAPLLQNNRRKIELLMVLLFSLPGTPILYYGDELGMGDNIYLGDRDGVRTPMQWSADKNAGFSRANPQKLYLPVIIDPEYHYETINAELEENNLSSLLWWTRRVIAMRQRFSAFRRGTLQFVHSQNPKVLSFLRSDGEQHILVVINLSRFSQVAQLPLASFLGSAPEEVFGRMRFPEITDQPYTFTLGPYGHFWFELHPPTATPSSSRERIAVLPEPPSIEFWLSDRGRAFAGEALPDYLAHERWSTRSPRRLTQAVAEDALEVETLRSLGEPVQAVLFRLSYSEGEAGLAFCGWLPVEGEEAERLLAKEPQKVFARYARDGKTGVLIDAFLDPAFRAWVLDWLASRRRLSLQTGVIQARPAAFLEDLRRKGDLPTESELLPPARQSRTVLYEKRLALRCYAKLEEGPNPDVEMARYLGEHRLSPPFVPRYAGTLDLQRRQGGVIALALLQEFPPIEADGWCLALDAASRFLERALGQRSVLADFSPLLRSAPESWPQETVHLIEGVFCEQLRLLGGRTAEMHRALASETTDPAFSPEAFTPWSQRSLFQVALETHRRVGRWFDLRPEESERREWQAISDPLEKALASFLGPVIRATKIRVHGDYHLGRLRFTGKDFVIADFEGEFYRPLSERRLKRPAHRDVASLITSLYAAAFAALNRNGSLPETDHPWMQAAAEGWWFYASHVLWRSYREAMGEAPCCPASPEESARLLGFCLVERGLSELDFALHWEPEATTARLRFLNTVLEHQIYV
- a CDS encoding heavy metal translocating P-type ATPase; the encoded protein is MKPVLPPSAGRSDARRPAFRLLRHRNGLVATLTLIAIALHLALRFGFRSQTSLYDAPLLLALGAGGLPLVYELGKKALRRELGSDLLAGLSIVASLFLGEYLAGAIIVLMLSGGELLESFAAGEASSVLRALARRMPSTVHRKGPSGLEEAPLSTVRIGDRLVVFPHETCPVDGIVIEGQGEMDEAYLTGEPFRIRKTSGAAVLSGAVNGESALTVRATRLAEDSRYAKIMAVMARAEQERPRLRRLADTLAVYYTPAAVALAGATWLFTGQPVRFLAVLVIATPCPLILAIPVAIIGAISLCARRSIIVKAPAALEQVTQCRTALFDKTGTLTYGEPRLTDLAIGEGFCRREVLEAAAGVERYSKHPLARAILAAAREEGVAPPEASEVSEPPGQGLTGVVAGRRVRIIGRSRLTAAEIEEAELPPSSGGLECIVWIGGRYAAACRFRDTPRRESRSFVAHLGPKHQLHRTILVSGDRESEVRYLAEEVGIRELHAGQTPEEKLALVRKETTRAKTLYVGDGINDAPAMMAATVGMAIGQHADVTAEAADVVSLENSLRKVDEFLHISRRMRRIALQSAIGGMLLSLGGMLVAAGGRLTPVEGAIAQELIDILAIGNALRAALPPRILHDL